The Vibrio splendidus genome has a window encoding:
- a CDS encoding ABC transporter ATP-binding protein, protein MIEFKDIGKAYVTGGQRVDALNGVDGHIQRGEMVALCGPSGSGKSTLLNILGLLDMDYRGQINIDGQPYPTEQIAAARFRRQSLGFVFQRFNLVPVMTALENVAYPLMLNQCSKQEQQTRAQDMLERVGLGDYVHHRPDNLSGGQQQRVAIARALIHNPSLVIADEPTASLDSHTANLVIDIMKELGHEMGTTFIVATHDPRMAQRCDRVIELIDGQLAPQAAITEAISWAS, encoded by the coding sequence ATGATTGAATTTAAAGATATCGGCAAAGCATATGTCACGGGCGGTCAACGTGTTGATGCATTAAACGGGGTCGATGGACATATCCAACGTGGTGAAATGGTGGCGTTATGTGGGCCATCAGGTTCTGGCAAAAGCACACTTTTGAATATTTTGGGTTTGTTGGATATGGACTATCGAGGGCAGATCAACATTGATGGCCAGCCGTATCCGACAGAGCAAATCGCCGCTGCACGTTTTCGTCGTCAGTCGTTGGGTTTTGTCTTTCAGCGCTTCAATCTAGTTCCTGTGATGACAGCGCTTGAAAACGTCGCTTATCCATTGATGTTGAACCAATGCTCTAAGCAAGAACAGCAGACCAGAGCACAAGACATGTTAGAGCGTGTTGGGCTAGGGGATTACGTTCATCACCGCCCAGACAATCTTTCAGGCGGTCAGCAGCAACGTGTTGCGATAGCCAGAGCCCTTATCCATAACCCAAGCTTGGTGATTGCCGATGAGCCGACCGCTAGCTTAGACAGCCACACCGCCAACCTTGTGATCGACATTATGAAAGAGCTCGGCCACGAAATGGGCACGACTTTTATTGTCGCAACGCATGATCCAAGAATGGCGCAGCGTTGTGACCGAGTGATTGAGTTAATCGATGGTCAACTGGCGCCACAAGCTGCAATCACGGAGGCGATCTCATGGGCAAGTTAA